A genomic region of Thunnus albacares chromosome 2, fThuAlb1.1, whole genome shotgun sequence contains the following coding sequences:
- the nipbla gene encoding nipped-B-like protein A isoform X3 — protein sequence MNGDMPHVPITTLAGIASLTDLLNQLPLPSPLPATTTKSLLYNGRIAEEVTCLLGCRDENLASQLAHGLNQVSTEHIELKDNLGSDEPEGDAPLLLQTMLARNPGIFREKTDVMQQPMVQQYKITQNSMHSPAQSANFQPAAISPNPSSRFVAPQTGSSSRYMGQQNSPVPSPYTPQSPATGYIQQYPHQQPPSYNQHQQIQQVSVASPMVPGSIRNIHEGKVSGQMANAANHHSDRHGTEDYLNIVHRLGNEEGDSTMRNPSFPLRSPQSGCSPAGSEGTPKSGSRPPLILQSPPPYAPSPREGGPDQKQQLQQRKKTPAVKEEKDMYDIVSSPNKDSTKLTLKLSRVKSNESDPPGEVVPGMDQNSDNMEAELGFQQVPVLQQNLARLQQGSLAGGAGGLQPPSSPYDEAELDALAEIERIEREAASEKCSKEVQDKDKPLKKRKQDSFPLEPGAGGPGGPTGAPGSGSTGGGNAGKLTPQEATAAGNGASRPPLMIKRDKGSSDSTESPIWCQPKVKLERLGLVQDFEKRPKPVVVLKKLSVDQIQRIIRHSKSGKNRLSSGKSSKSGMDPAVLKELPPELLAEIESTMPLCERVKMNKRKRSTVNEKPRYAEVSSDEDTNGESARKRQRRDKDRSWDFEERERRGSGEHRKSGHRDGRRGSGSRYRDSSEEDSPPPSMSEVARKMKMKEKQKKRKAYEPKLTQEELMDSSTFKRFLASIDNILENLEDVDFTAMAADDDEIPQELLLGKHQLNELGSESAKIKAMGISSRIPADKLVKLLNILEKNIQDGAKLSTLMNHDHDAEDEEKLWRDLIMERVTKSADACLTALNIMTSSHMPKAVYIEDVIERVLQYTKFHLQNTLYPQYDPVYRVGPHGGGMLSSKAKRAKCSTHKQRVIVMLYNKVCDIVSNISELLEIQLLTDTTILQVSSMGITPFFVENVSELQLCAIKLVTAVFSRYEKHRQLILEEIFTSLARLPTSKRSLRNFRLNSSDQDGEPMYIQMVTALVLQLIQCVVHLPNDKDVFDEYDSKVDQDVLITNSYETAMRTAQNFLSVFLKKCGSKQGEEDYRPLFENFVQDLLSTVNKPEWPAAELLLSLLGRLLVHQFSNKQTEMALRVASLDYLGTVAARLRKDAVTSKMDQRSIDRILQESPGNDETQQLQKALLDYLEENAETDASLVFARKFYIAQWFRDATTEAEKSMRNQNPKDEDSSDGPQHAKELETTGEIMQRAEKRKKFLRNIIKTTPAHFATLKMNSDTVDYDDSCLIVRYLASMRPFAQSFDIYLTQILRVLGESAIAVRTKAMKCLSEVVAVDPSILARSDMQRGVHGRLMDNSTSVREAAVELLGRFVLSRPQLTEQYYDMLIERILDTGISVRKRVIKILRDICLEQPTFSKITEMCVRMIRRVNDEEGIKKLVNETFQKLWFTPTPAHDKETMTRKILNITDVVAACRDTGYDWFEQLLQNLLKSEEDASYKPAKKACVQLVDNLVEHILKYEESLAENKGVNSTRLVACITTLYLFSKIRAQLMVKHAMTMQPYLTTKCNTANDFMVICNVAKILELVVPLMEHPSETFLATIEEDLMKLIIKYGMTVVQHCVSCLGAVVNKVTHNYKFVWACFNRFYGALNKLKIQHQEDPNSTTLVANKPFLLRSLFTVGALARHFDFDLEEFKGTNKVVIKEKVLELLLYFTKHEDEEVKTKAIIGLGFLVIMHPSQMFVPEVKTLYNGILADASSSINLKIQILKNLQTYLQEEDTRMQEADREWKKLSKQEDLKEMGDISSGMSSSIMQLYLKQVLEAFFHTQSSVRHFALNVIALTLNQGLIHPVQCVPYLIAMGTDPEPSMRNKADTQLVEIDKKYTGFIHMKAVAGMKMSYNLQQAIEMSRKTIIRGFRQDETHSALCSHLFTMIRGNRQHRRAFLISLLNLFDDSAKTEVNMLLFIADNLACFPYQSQEEPLFIMHHIDICLSVSGSNLLQTFKELLLKEPRRKEKKVWKHTSDGEDEEEKMNCDSPRSDGEGNSNSDDDVVRRPKKARKPVADSESSESDLEDLDVDDTDKVMRLLPDNPSGLLDFANAVQGILLLLVLKQHLKNQYGFSDGKIQKYSPTESAKVYDKAVNRKSNVHFNPRQTIDFISNNMAHATLTSDIKRRIVKQYLDFKVLMEHLDPDEEDEEGEASASANIRNKAINALLGGMGPMSGPSPRNQAGPETDDDDSDGDERTPGSSRRSRRAGDSSDPGRMSETVDAMDVIALCCPKYKDRPQIARVIQKTSNGYSIHWMAGSYSGPWAEAKKRDGRKQVPWVDTIKESDIIYKKIALTSNHKLSNKVVQTLRSLYAAREGGAS from the exons ATGAATGGGGATATGCCTCATGTTCCCATCACCACTCTCGCTGGGATCGCTAGCCTCACAGACT TGTTGAACCAGCtgcccctcccctcccctctcccgGCCACCACCACTAAGAGCCTCCTGTATAATGGGAGGATCGCGGAGGAAGTTACCTGCCTACTGGGCTGTCGGGATGAGAATCTGGCCTCCCAGCTAGCCCATGGCCTCAACCAGGTCTCCACAGAGCACAT AGAGCTGAAGGACAACCTGGGTAGCGATGAGCCAGAGGGAGATgcaccactgctgctgcagaccATGCTGGCCAGGAACCCTGGCATCTTCAGGGAGAAAA CAGATGTTATGCAGCAGCCAATGGTACAACAATACAAGATCACCCAAAATTCCATGCATAGCCCGGCCCAGTCTGCAAACTTCCAGCCGGCAGCAATTTCTCCCAATCCATCAAG CCGCTTTGTGGCTCCCCAGACCGGTTCCAGTAGTCGGTATATGGGCCAGCAGAATAGTCCGGTGCCCAGCCCCTACACTCCACAGAGCCCTGCCACTGGTTACATACAGCAGTATCCCCACCAACAACCACCCAGCTACAACCAACACCAACAGATACAAcaag TGTCTGTGGCCAGCCCCATGGTTCCAGGCAGCATACGAAACATCCACGAGGGCAAAGTATCGGGGCAGATGGCCAATGCTGCCAACCATCACTCAGACAGACATGGCACTGAGGACTACCTGAACATTGTGCACCGACTGGGCAATGAG GAGGGTGACTCCACCATGAGGAATCCTTCTTTCCCTCTGAGGTCTCCACAGTCAGGCTGCTCTCCAGCAGGGAGTGAAGGAACGCCCAAAT CGGGTTCTCGCCCCCCACTGATTCTGCAGTCACCACCTCCCTATGCACCCTCACCAAGGGAGGGAGGACCTGACCAGAAACAGCAGCTCCAACAAAGGAAGAAAACCCCAGCggtgaaagaggagaaagatatGTACGACATTGTTAGCTCTCCAAACAAGGACTCCACCAAACTTACCCTCAAACTGTCCAGGGTCAAGTCAAATGAGTCCGATCCCCCAG GTGAGGTTGTGCCAGGCATGGACCAGAACTCGGACAATATGGAGGCAGAACTGGGCTTTCAGCAGGTGCCTGTCCTCCAGCAAAACCTAGCCCGGCTGCAACAGGGCTCCCTGGCAGGTGGTGCCGGTGGTCTCCAGCCGCCCAGTTCCCCTTATGATGAGGCAGAGCTAGATGCACTCGCTGAAATTGAAAGGATAGAACGAGAGGCAGCTAGTGAGAAGTGTTCCAAGGAGGTGCAAGATAAAG ACAAGCCactgaagaagaggaaacaagacTCTTTTCCCTTGGAGCCAGGAGCGGGGGGACCAGGTGGCCCCACAGGTGCCCCGGGCAGTGGATCAACAGGAGGTGGCAATGCAGGCAAACTGACCCCGCAAGAGGCCACCGCAGCTGGGAACGGTGCCAGCCGACCTCCCCTCATG ATCAAACGCGATAAGGGTAGCAGTGATTCAACCGAAAGCCCAATCTGGTGCCAGCCAAAGGTTAAACTGGAGAGGCTGGGTTTGGTGCAGGACTTTGAGAAAAGGCCCAAGCCTGTGGTGGTTCTGAAGAAGCTCTCCGTTGACCAGATCCAGAGGATCATTCGGCACAGCAAGTCTGGAAAGAACAGGCTCTCCTCAGGGAAGTCAAGCAAAA GTGGTATGGACCCGGCAGTTCTGAAAGAGCTTCCCCCAGAGCTGCTGGCAGAGATCGAGTCAACCATGCCCCTGTGTGAAAGAGTTAAAATGAACAAGCGGAAACGAAGCACTGTAAATGAGAAGCCCAGATATGCTGAGGTCAGCTCAGATGAAGACACAAATGGAGAAT CCGCAAGGAAGCGTCAGCGTCGAGACAAAGACAGGTCCTGGGACTTTGAGGAGAGGGAACGCCGGGGTTCAGGGGAACATCGGAAAAGCGGGCACCGGGACGGCCGAAGAGGCTCAGGGAGCCGCTACCGAGACTCCTCCGAAGAAGATTCACCGCCACCCAGCATGAGTGAAG TTGCCAGAAAAatgaagatgaaggagaagcagaagaaacGGAAAGCATATGAACCCAAGCTTACCCAAGAAGAGCTGATGGACTCGTCCACATTCAAGAGGTTCTTGGCAAGCATTGACAACATACTGGAGAATCTGGAGGATGTGGATTTTACTGCCATGG CGGCAGATGATGATGAGATACCTCAGGAATTGCTGCTGGGTAAACACCAGTTAAATGAGCTGGGCAGTGAGTCCGCTAAGATTAAGGCCATGGGCATCTCCAGCAGG atCCCAGCAGACAAGCTGGTGAAGCTGCTGAACATACTGGAAAAGAATATCCAGGATGGGGCCAAGCTTTCCACCCTGATGAACCAT GACCACGATgcagaggatgaggagaagcTGTGGAGAGACCTCATAATGGAGAGAGTCACAAAGTCAGCAGACGCCTGCCTAACGGCCCTTAATATTATGACCTCATCGCACATGCCGAAGGCTGTCTACATAGAAGACGTCATAGAGCGGGTGCTACAATACACCAAGTTCCATCTCCAGAACACACTGTATCCACAGTATGACCCTGTCTACAGGGTTGGCCCACATGGAG GTGGCATGTTGAGCTCCAAGGCAAAGCGTGCGAAGTGCTCCACACACAAGCAACGTGTAATTGTCATGTTGTACAACAAAGTGTGTGACATCGTCAGCAACATCTCTGAGCTCCTAGAGATCCAGCTACTTACAGACACCACCATACTCCag GTTTCTTCTATGGGAATCACTCCATTCTTCGTGGAGAATGTCAGtgagctgcagctgtgtgcCATTAAACTAGTTACAgca GTGTTCTCACGTTATGAGAAGCATCGGCAGCTGATATTGGAGGAGATCTTCACGTCTTTGGCTAGACTGCCCACCAGCAAACGCTCCCTCAGGAACTTCAG GCTGAACAGCTCAGACCAGGATGGAGAGCCAATGTACATCCAAATGGTGACAGCTCTGGTGCTGCAGCTCATCCAGTGTGTGGTCCACCTCCCCAATGACAAAGACGTTTTTGATGAGTACGACAGCAAG gtgGATCAAGATGTGTTGATAACCAACTCGTATGAGACAGCAATGAGAACGGCACAGAACTTCCTCTCAGTCTTCCTCAAGAA ATGTGGCAGTAAGCAGGGAGAAGAAGATTACCGGCCACTGTTTGAGAACTTTGTCCAGGACCTGCTGTCTACAGTTAATAAACCAGAGTGGCCGGCTGCAGAGCTGCTACTCAGTCTGCTTGGGAGACTACTG GTGCACCAGTTCAGTAATAAGCAGACAGAGATGGCTCTGAGAGTGGCATCTCTGGACTACTTGGGCACAGTGGCTGCCCGCCTGAGGAAGGATGCAGTCACCAGCAAGATGGACCAGAGATCGATTGATCGAATTCTTCAAGAG TCTCCAGGTAATGATGAGACCCAGCAGCTGCAGAAGGCTCTACTGGACTACTTGGAAGAGAATGCTGAGACAGATGCTTCACTGGTG tTTGCTAGAAAGTTCTACATCGCCCAGTGGTTCCGGGACGCCACCACAGAAGCTGAGAAGTCCATGCGCAACCAGAATCCGAAGGATGAGGACTCATCAGACGGACCACAACATGCCAAGGAGCTGGAGACCACCGGTGAAATTATGCAGCGTGCTGAGAAGCGCAAGAAGTTCCTGCGCAACATCATCAAGACCACGCCAGCTCATTTCGCCACACTGAA AATGAACTCTGACACTGTGGACTATGACGACTCCTGTCTGATCGTGCGTTATTTGGCCTCCATGAGGCCGTTCGCCCAGAGctttgatatttatttaacacaG atCTTGCGAGTCCTTGGGGAAAGTGCCATCGCTGTAAGAACTAAAGCCATGAAATGTCTGTCTGAGGTTGTGGCTGTGGACCCCAGCATACTGGCAAGG TCGGACATGCAGCGTGGTGTCCACGGTCGTTTGATGGACAACTCCACAAGCGTGCGAGAGGCAGCTGTAGAGCTGCTGGGCAGATTTGTGCTCAGCAGACCCCAACTCACTGAGCAGTACTACGACATGCTTATAGAGAGGATACTG GACACTGGTATCAGTGTGAGGAAACGGGTGATCAAGATTCTCAGAGACATCTGTCTGGAACAGCCGACCTTCAGTAAGATTACTGAGATGTGTGTGAGGATGATCCGCAGGGTCAATGATGAGGAAGGTATCAAG AAATTGGTGAATGAGACATTCCAGAAGTTGTGGTTTACTCCAACTCCAGCCCATGACAAAGAGACCATGACCAGAAAGATCCTCAACATCACTGATGTT GTTGCAGCGTGCCGAGACACCGGCTATGATTGGTTCGAGCAGCTTCTTCAGAAT CTTCTCAAGTCTGAAGAGGATGCGTCGTATAAGCCAGCTAAAAAAGCCTGTGTTCAGCTTGTCGACAATCTGGTAGAACACATCCTCAAATATGAGGAGTCTCTTGCAG AGAACAAAGGTGTAAACTCAACACGACTAGTGGCGTGTATCACCACCTTGTACTTGTTCAGCAAGATCAGGGCCCAGCTCATGGTCAAACATGCCATGACCATGCAGCCTTACCTGACCACAAAGTGTAAC ACTGCCAATGACTTCATGGTCATCTGTAACGTGGCAAAGATCTTGGAGCTTGTGGTACCTCTGATGGAGCACCCCAGTGAAACTTTCCTTGCCACTATCGAGGAAGACCTCATGAAGCTCATCATCAAATACGGCATGACT GTGGTCCAGCACTGTGTGAGCTGTCTTGGAGCTGTTGTTAACAAAGTCACGCACAACTACAAGTTTGTCTGGGCTTGCTTCAACAGATTCTATG gtgCACTTAACAAGCTGAAGATTCAGCATCAAGAGGATCCAAACAGCACGACGTTAGTAGCAAACAAGCCTTTCCTACTGCGATCGCTCTTCACTGTGGGTGCCCTAGCCCGACACTTTGACTTTGATCTGGAGGAGTTCAAGGGCACCAACAAG GTTGTTATCAAGGAGAAAGTTCTCGAGCTGCTGCTATACTTCACCAAACATGAGGACGAGGAAGTCAAGACCAAAGCCATCATCGGCTTAG GGTTCCTTGTAATCATGCATCCCAGCCAGATGTTTGTGCCAGAGGTGAAGACCTTGTACAATGGCATCCTGGCTGATGCCTCCTCTTCCATCAACCTCAAAATCCAGATCCTCAAAAACCTGCAGACTTACCTTCAGGAGGAGGACACACGGATGCAGGAAGCAGACAGAGAAT GGAAGAAACTGTCAAAACAGGAGGATCTGAAGGAGATGGGAGACATCTCTTCAGGGATGAGCAGCTCCATTATGCAGCTTTATCTGAAACAGGTGTTGGAGGCGTTCTTCCATACCCAGTCCAGTGTACGGCACTTTGCTCTCAACGTCATTGCTCTCACACTCAACCAGGGTCTCATCCATCCTGTACAG TGTGTGCCCTACCTCATTGCCATGGGAACAGACCCAGAGCCCAGCATGAGGAACAAAGCTGACACGCAGCTTGTGGAGATTGACAAGAAGTACACAGGATTCATCCAT ATGAAGGCAGTTGCAGGGATGAAGATGTCATACAATTTGCAGCAGGCCATTGAAATGTCTCGTAAGACCATCATAAGAGGTTTTAGACAGGACGAGACCCACTCAGCACTCTGCTCCCACCTCTTCACCATGATCCGGGGGAACAGGCAGCACCGGAGGGCTTTCCTCATCTCACTGCTGAACCTCTTCGATGACAGTGCG AAGACAGAAGTAAACATGCTGCTGTTCATAGCGGACAACCTAGCCTGTTTCCCATACCAGAGCCAGGAGGAGCCTCTCTTCATCATGCACCACATagacatctgtctgtctgtgtctggcAGCAACTTGTTGCAAACCTTCAAAGAG cTTCTGTTGAAGGAGCCAAGGCGTAAGGAGAAGAAGGTGTGGAAGCACACATCAGATggggaggatgaagaggaaaaaatgaactGCGACTCTCCCAGGAGCGACGGGGAAGGAAACAGCAACAGTGATGACGATGTGGTACGGCGGCCCAAAAAGGCCAGAAAACCAGTAGCAGACTCAGAGAGCTCAGAGTCTGATCTGGAGGATTTGGATGTGGATGATACGGACAAGGTAATGAGGCTCCTCCCAGACAATCCCTCAGGTCTCTTGGACTTCGCTAATGCTGTTCAGGGCATCTTGTTGCTGCTGGTGCTCAAACAGCATCTGAAGAACCAGTATGGATTCTCTGATGG TAAAATTCAGAAGTACTCTCCAACGGAGTCAGCCAAGGTGTACGATAAAGCAGTGAACAGAAAAAGCAATGTTCACTTCAACCCACGACAAACCATCGACTTCATCTCCAACAACATGGCTCACGCCACATTGACAAGCGATATCAAGAGGCGGATCGTCAAACAGTACCTAGAT TTCAAGGTTCTGATGGAACATCTGGACCCAgacgaggaggatgaggagggagaaGCGTCTGCCAGTGCTAACATCAGAAACAAAGCCATAAACGCCCTACTGGGAGGCATGGGCCCCATGTCAGGACCCAGTCCACGCAATCAGGCGGGACCAGAGACAGATGACGACGACAGTGATGGCGATGAAAGGACCCCAGGG TCCTCGCGAAGGTCAAGGCGAGCGGGTGACTCCTCAGACCCCGGCAGAATGAGCGAGACGGTGGATGCTATGGATGTGATCGCCCTTTGCTGCCCCAAGTACAAGGACCGGCCGCAAATAGCTCGAGTCATCCAGAAGACGTCCAATGGATACAGCATCCACTGGATGGCCGGCTCCTACTCGGGGCCCTGGGCAGAGGCCAAGAAACGCGATGGCCGCAAACAGGTGCCTTGGGTGGACACTATTAAGGAGTCGGACATCATTTACAAGAAGATTGCTTTGACCAGCAACCACAAACTGAGCAACAAAGTAGTACAGACTTTACGCTCACTGTATGCAGCGCGGGAAGGAGGGGCTAGCTAA